In Ipomoea triloba cultivar NCNSP0323 chromosome 15, ASM357664v1, one genomic interval encodes:
- the LOC116007413 gene encoding BTB/POZ domain-containing protein At3g09030, which produces MEERRNPENAQPGDRVKLNVGGKLFETTVSTLQSGGPDSLLSALSNRPSHDEVFIDRDPEIFSALLSLLRTNRLPSTARRFSNQELIDEALYYGIDSQLRSALAPIQLSGIDASLFTTIKPSSDGVVSDFNAIDSDGSVWIAHGGQISIYDWSLSHSGTVRTHLDYISSIRTVRPDIAAIGSEFDSGLHFYNLANGRRIGSTEWTDPSDPRIYKARVNAIADSDDSVFASFQCQHRENCILVIDKSTMKATSELGRQSGNSAKTTVIGKMTYVPEIGALFGSSISAGAFGYSGYVRLWDPRSAEVVWETNEPGSGRSSRFGDPFADVAVDPEDLTLFKLCSKSGDLAVADLRKLSDDPWVYLKEKNPSMRYTGNGDSLSSFLIHCYRKQVFVGREGELEVWSRIEEPQNEGDLSEGMYRRNYVDKVDDSERGTIKKIEGGGDRLFVTRENAEGIEVWQSSHFSGALMVS; this is translated from the coding sequence ATGGAGGAGCGCCGAAATCCCGAAAATGCCCAGCCCGGTGACCGGGTCAAACTCAACGTCGGCGGCAAGCTCTTTGAGACCACCGTCTCTACGCTCCAGTCCGGCGGTCCCGACTCTCTTTTATCCGCCTTATCCAACCGCCCTTCCCATGACGAGGTTTTCATAGACCGCGACCCCGAAATCTTCTCCGCCCTCCTCTCCCTCCTCCGCACCAACCGCCTCCCCTCCACCGCCAGACGCTTCTCAAATCAAGAGCTCATCGACGAGGCGCTCTATTACGGCATCGACTCCCAACTCAGATCTGCTCTCGCTCCGATTCAACTCAGCGGAATTGACGCTTCGCTGTTTACCACCATTAAACCCTCCTCCGACGGCGTCGTATCGGACTTCAACGCCATCGACTCCGACGGATCAGTTTGGATTGCTCACGGTGGTCAGATTTCTATCTATGATTGGAGTTTGAGTCATTCAGGAACGGTACGGACACATCTGGATTATATTAGTTCGATTCGAACGGTCCGCCCGGATATTGCGGCGATAGGTTCGGAATTTGATTCCGGACTTCATTTCTATAACTTGGCGAACGGGCGGCGAATCGGGTCGACGGAGTGGACTGATCCATCGGACCCTAGAATTTACAAGGCGCGGGTCAACGCCATCGCCGACTCCGACGACTCTGTTTTCGCTTCGTTTCAGTGCCAACACAGAGAGAATTGCATTCTCGTGATCGACAAGTCCACCATGAAAGCGACGTCGGAGCTGGGGAGACAATCCGGCAACTCAGCCAAAACGACCGTCATCGGAAAGATGACGTACGTGCCGGAGATCGGTGCATTGTTCGGAAGTTCCATATCGGCCGGGGCGTTCGGGTATTCCGGATACGTGCGGTTATGGGACCCGAGATCCGCGGAGGTGGTTTGGGAGACGAACGAGCCAGGTTCGGGGCGCAGCAGCAGGTTCGGAGATCCATTTGCTGACGTGGCGGTGGACCCAGAGGATTTGACTCTGTTCAAGCTCTGCTCCAAGTCCGGCGATTTGGCAGTTGCAGATCTTCGGAAATTAAGCGATGACCCGTGGGTATatttgaaggagaagaatccGAGTATGAGGTATACAGGAAATGGTGATAGTTTGAGTAGTTTCTTAATCCATTGTTACAGAAAACAAGTGTTTGTGGGGAGGGAGGGGGAATTGGAGGTATGGTCAAGAATTGAAGAACCCCAGAATGAAGGGGATTTGTCAGAAGGAATGTATAGGAGAAACTATGTGGATAAAGTGGATGATTCTGAAAGAGGGACAATCAAGAAGATTGAGGGTGGTGGAGATAGGCTATTTGTTACAAGAGAAAATGCTGAGGGGATTGAGGTCTGGCAAAGTTCCCATTTTTCTGGTGCACTCATGGTTTCTTGA